TCCAGCTGAGTGTAAACAGGAAGCGGATCAATAGCGATTGCCTGGCGGAGATTCTTCAAAGCCGTGTCATACGTCCAGTCTTTATACGTCTTCTCAGGCTTCGATAATTGGTAAGCATGCATCAACTTGGCAATGTTGTAATACACATCATCCTTTTTCTGTGCTACCTTCAATGCCTTATTAAAGTCGGCAACCGCCTTGTCAAACCAAGATTGGTCTTCCTGTCCCTTAGTTACATAATAATTGGCACGGCGAATATACCCGTCCGTGCTGTTCGGGAACTGGCGGATAAAATCATCCAATAGTTTGCCGTACTCTTCATCCGTCATTTGTGAAGAAGCCATAAACAAGTAAACCAATGCCTGATCTTCCACTTCGGGCAGTCCTTTCCTGATTCCGATACTTTTCAGCGCAGCATCACCCAAAGAAAGCGCATTGATTTTTTGTGCCATGGCAAAAGCGGCCCCTGCTGCATAGCAAGTAGTCACCGTATCAATTCCGGAGGACTTCTGGGAAATACCGAATACCTGTCCTTCCGCATTCATCACCGGGCAACTAACCATTTTATCTTTCATCTGCATACCCAACGTATAATAATGATATTCTCCGGCCACTTTGGAGACATCTTTCACTTTACCGGATACACAAGCAATACTCTTTTGTGTCGAATAAGGAAGCATCCATGCATCGGCTCCCACTTCCGGAGCAGCTTTTGCCACGTTCAACGCAGGAACTTTCTTCTCGGTAATGGCTACACGGAACTTAATAACATCGTACATATCATTAGCTCCAAGTATCACGTCTACCGGCATTTGCTTGCCGTCCGCCGTGATAACCACCGCACGTTCCGCTCCTTTAAAAAGGCTATAATCAGATAAAGCCAATCCGTCTTCGGATACAAAAAATCCGTTCCCGGTGTTCAGCATCTTATCATTCTTGTCATAAGTCACCACAGAGAAAACTGCGCGTTTCGCCTTCTCCACCCATTTAGGGGTTTGTGCCATGCTTCCCTGTACCAGAAAGAAAAGCACCAAAGGTAGGATTAAAATCTTCTTCATATCAGTCGTTGTTTCTTTGTTTCACAGCTTCGTAAATCAGGATACCGGCAGCAACAGACACATTGAGGGATTCGATTGTTCCCAACATCGGTATCTTCACCCATTCGTCACAGAGTGCCAGGTTATCATAAGAGACTCCCGTATCTTCCGCACCCATAATGATGCATAACGGTCCTGTATAATCAGCTTTCGTATAGTCGTAGTCTCCTTTTTCCGTAGCAGCAACAATACGGAAACCGCTATCCTTCAAGTATTGCAGAGTCGCACGCAGATTTTGCTCACGACATACCGGAAGGGTATGCAATGCCCCTGCAGAAGTTTTCACAGCATCCGCATTCACAGAAGCACTGCCACGAGCCGGAATAATCACAGCGTCTACGGCTGCACATTCACAGGTACGGGCAATTGCACCGAAATTGCGTACATCGGTCACTCCGTCAAGCATGACGAAAAACGGATTCTTCCCTTGTTCGAACAAGAAAGGAACGAGATCTTCCGTCTTCTGATAAGTCACGGATGAAATGAAAGCCACCACACCCTGATGATTTTTCCGGGTGATACGGTTAATACGCTCCACCGGAACACGCTGAACGGGTATCAGCAGACCTTTCAAAGCTGCAAAAAGTTCTTTGGAAAGATCACTCTGAATGTCTTTCTTTACCAGAATCTTATCAATCTCTTTACCAGCCTGAATGGCCTCTATCACGGCACGAACGCCGAAAATCATTTCACTTTTATCAAGCATCTATGTTAATTTACTGTTTTATAATTTACTATTTATCAGTTGCGGGCAAGCAGGGCTTTGGCATTGCTAAGGGCAGCTTCGGTCAATGTAGCACCGCTTAACATGTGTGCAATCTCCTCTACCCGTTCCTCGTCGGTGAGACGTCGGATGTGGCTGTTGGTTTCCGTATCGCTGTCCTTCTTATATACTTTATAATGGGCCCCTCCCCGGGCAGCTATCTGCGGCAGGTGAGTGATACTGATAACCTGACGGTTCTGTTCGCCCATTTCCTGCATCATGTCTGCCATGCGGTCGGCTATTTCACCGGATACTCCGGTGTCAATCTCATCAAATACGATAGTCGGCAGTTTCACGGCTCCGGCAATCATTGCTTTGATAGACAGCATGACACGCGCTATTTCACCTCCCGAAGCGACGGAAGAAATGTTCTGCAACACACCGTTCTTGTTGGCAGAAAACAAGAAGCTGACAGTATCTTCTCCCTGTAATCCGGGTTCTTTCTTTAACCCCATTTCCACCTGGAAACGGACATTCGGCATTCCCAACGGTACCAACCGGGCTGCCAACTGTTTTTCCACCTCACGCGCAGCCGCTGCACGGGCTTTAGTCAGCACTTCCGCCTGCTGCTTGACCTGTTTATATTGTTCTTCCTTACGTTCTGTCAGTTCGGCAATGCGCTCATCGTAAGAAGTGATAGCGGACAACTTGCCACGATATTCCTCCGTCAAAGCAATCAGCTCCTCAAGTGTCTGCACACGGTGTTTCTGTTGCAGGGAATAGATCATGTTCAGACGATCGTTCACCTCATCCAGCCTTGTAGGATTGAACTCGATAGACTCACCTTGCGAAGATACCTCCTGCGAAATATCTTTCAGTTCGATATAGGCACTTTCCATACGTTCGGCAAGTTCCTTGGCAGGCTGATAAACTCTTTGCAAGTTATTCAGCGTATTGAGACTGTCCTTTAAATAGGAAAGCAATCCTCCTTCGTCCGAAGCAAAAGACTGTTCCACCCGATAAAGCCCCGCCTTGATCTCCTCCGCATGACTTAACATTTCAGCTTCTTGTTCCAGTTCCTCCTGCTCTCCTTCGGCAAGATGAGCTTCTTCAAGCTGCTCCAGTTGAAAACGGATATAATCTTCATCGGCACGGCTTTTCTCAGCCAGTTCCATTAACTCGGACAGCTCTCTTTCAGTCTGTTTCCACCCGGCATAACGAGAGTGATATTTCTCCAGTGCCGCATCATTATGTGCAAGAATGTCGAGCACATTCAACTGAAACCCTTCCTTATTGAGCAACAGGTTCTGATGTTGCGAATGTACATCAATCAACTGTTCGCCCAACTCTTTTACCTGCACCAAAGATGCGGGAGTATCATTAATAAATGCCCGGCTTTTACCGGATGCCTGCACTTCACGGCGCAAGATGCACTCCTCATCATATTCCAGCTCGTTCTCCTCAAAGAACGGGCGCATACCATACGCTGAAATATCAAAACGTGCCTCTATTACACATTTGGAAGCCCCCCGGCGAATGGCCTTCATATCCGCCCGCTGCCCAAGCAACAGACCGATTGCTCCCAGAATAATTGACTTTCCGGCCCCCGTTTCACCTGTTATAACGGAAAAGCCTGTTTCAAAACTGATGTCCAGTTTCTCTATCAATGCGTAATTCTGAATGTATAATGAACGTAACATTTGAATCAGTGAAAGTTAAGGGTTGAGAGTTAAGAGTTTCAATTCATCAGACAGACGATCGATAATATCTTGAGCTACTTCCGTTTTTGATTTCAGGGGGTAGTCAGTACGACCTTTTCTGTCTATTATACTTATTTTATTCGTATCGTAACGGAATCCGGCTCCCGCATCATTGAGCGAATTAAGTACAATGAAGTCGAAGTTCTTGCGTTCGAGCTTTCCTTCGGCATTCTGCTGTTCATTGTTCGTTTCGAGGGCAAAGCCTACCAACAACTGATTCTTACCTTTCAACGCTCCCAGACTTGCCGCAATATCTTCGGTTGCCTGAAGATGCAGAGTCAGTTCTTCCTCCTTCTCACGTTTAATTTTCTTATCGGCTACCACCTCCGGACGGAAATCGGCTACTGCCGCACAAAGAATACCCGCATCGGCTTCGGCAAAGTATTTTTTCGACGCTACCGACATTTCGCCGGCAGACTCTACATCAATGCGACGAATGCGGGAATGTTGTGTTTTCAGTTGCACGGGTCCCGCTATCAGTGTCACCTGCGCTCCACGACGTGCACATTCTTCCGCGAGGGCAAACCCCATTTTTCCAGAAGAATAGTTGCCGATAAAACGGACAGGGTCAATCTTCTCATAAGTCGGCCCGGCTGTAATCATTATTTTCTTATCTTGCAGCTCACCGTTTGCAGAAAAAAATTCATCCAGCACACGGATGATATTCTCCGGTTCCTCCATACGTCCCTTCCCTACAAGATGACTGGCAAGCTCACCCGTACCCGGCTCGATAATATAATTGCCGTAAGAACGAAGTATCTCCAGATTCTTCTGAGTGGCAGGATGAGCATACATATCGAGGTCCATAGCCGGAGCTACAAACACCGGAGCTTTCGCCGAAAGATAGGTCGTTATCAGCATATTATCAGCTATCCCGTTTGCCATTTTGCCAATGGTAGAGGCAGTGGCGGGAGCTATCAGCATCGCATCTGCCCACAGTCCGAGGTCAACGTGGCTGTTCCACGTTCCGTCACGTTGGGCAAAGAATTCACTGATGACCGGTTTGCTGGTCAAAGCCGATAGAGTAATGGGAGTAATAAATTCTTTTCCCGCCGGAGTAATCACAACCTGCACTTCCGCTCCTTGCCTGATAAGTCCGCGGATGATATAGCAAGCCTTATATGCGGCAATACTGCCGGTAATTCCAAGAATTATCTTTTTTCCTTTTAGCATTATTTCGTAATCAAATTACTCATTTCACGCAAGCGGATCTTAGTCAAGGCCGCCTTCGTATTCAGCGTGAAATCACTATTCAAAATCCAACTGTAATATCCGGGGTCTTTCTTCAACACCTCGGCTACCGACATTCCTTTATACTTTCCGAAGTTGAACACTTCCGTTCCATTATCATCGTAAACCATACGTCCTGCAAAATCTACGTTTTTGCTGAAACTGGAATAATCGGCAAGGAATGCGATGTCATTCTGAAGATCCGGATAACGGTCGAGCTGTGCCTTCAGCACCTCGTATGTAGCCCGTGTATCCGCTTCGGCAGTGTGCGCATCTTCCAGATTCTTCTCGCAATAGAACTTGTAGGCTGCGGACAGGGTACGTTGTTCCATTTTATGAAATATCACCTGTACATCCACAAATTTACGTTTGCTCATATCAATGTCCACCCCGGCACGCAGAAATTCTTCTGCCAGCACAGGAATATCAAAACGGTTGGAATTGAATCCGGCCAGGTCGCATCCTTCAATGTCGCGGGCAATATTCTTTGCCACTTCCTTGAAAGTCGGGCAATCTGCCACGTCAGCGTCATAAATGCCATGCACGGCGGAAGATGCTTCGGGGATGTGCATTTCGGGATTGATGCGCAGAGTTTTCGCTTCCTCATTCCCGTTCGGGTAAACTTTCAAATAACAGATTTCAACGATTCGGTCTGTGTTGATATTGGTTCCTGTCGTCTCAAGATCGAAAAAGACAATAGGGTTTTTCAGATTTAATTTCATTTTTATTCATTTTGTTTCACAACAGAGGACGCGGAGGACATAGAGAGTAAATGAAAGGAATGTCATTCAAATTATCCTCTGTGTCCTCCGTGTCCTCTGTCGTGAAATGTATATTAATCGTTCAACATCATCGGCATTAACAACATCAGCAGGTCTTCATTTTCTTCCTGTTCCACCGGTACGATGACACCGGCACGTGAAGGATCGGCAAGTTCGATAACAACTTCGTCTGCCGAAATATTGTTAAGAATGTCGATTAGGAATGTAGACTTGAATCCGATGCTCATTGCCGCACCTGCATACTGGCAGACTTGTGTTTCTTCGGCAGAAGTGGAGAAGTCGATATCTTGTGCGGAAATCACGATCTGGTTCTCCTGCATACGAAGTTTAATCAAGCTGCTGGCCTGTGACGAGAAAATAGACACACGGCGCAAAGCTCCGATCAGCTGTTGCCGGTCGACCGTCACTTTATGCGGGTTGTTCTGCGGAATTACAGAGTTGTAGTTCGGATAGCGTCCTTCGATCAAACGGCATACCATGCGATAGCTATCGAGCATAAACACAGCGTTGCGTTCATCAAATTCGATCGTCACAGAGCCTTGTTCCTTCGGCAGAAGGTTTTTGAGCAATGTAGCCGGTTTTTTGGGAAGGATGAAGGCAGCACGTTCGTTACCCTTGGCAGCCAGCGTCTTGCAACGTACCAGCTTGTGGCCGTCCGAAGCCACCATTGTGATATCTTCTGTTGTAATATCGAAATAAATACCGTTCATCACCGGGCGGAGTTCGTCGTCGGCAGTAGCGAAGACCGAGCGGTTGATTCCCCCCAGCAACACTTCCGCTTCCATTTCCACACGAACTGCGTTGTCACCCAATGTAGCCGATTGCGGAAATTCGTCCGCATTCTGTCCCATTAGGCTGTATTTCCCATTCTGGTACTGCACTGTTATTTCGTAGTTGTCCGGATTGATCAAGAACGTGAGAGGTTGTTCCGGAATTTCTTTCAGTGCGTCGAGCAAAGTTTTCGCTACTACGGCAAAACGCCCGTTGGTATCGCTTTCATTCACTTCTACGGTAGTAACCATTGTAGTTTCACTGTCAGATACAGTCACAGACAATGTTCCGTCTTCCAGTTCGAAGAGGAAACAATCGAGAATAGGCAGCGCATTTTTTGAATTAATCACACGGCTGATAGCCTGTAAATGGCTGGAAAGAGCAGTACTTGAAACGATAAATTTCATATATTTTCGTGTATTTAAGTTTTAAATGTTCTATCGCACAAAGTTACGAAAAAAGATTGGGGCTACCCAATAAAAACAAAAGAAAAAAACAGGCTTTGTGTGAAGGATATTACTAAAAAATTGTAACTTCGCCGCAGAATTTAAAATTATTGCAATGGAATTTACAGGAAAAATCATCGCTATCCTCTCTCCGAGAGGCGGAGTTTCAAAAACTAGCGGCAACGAGTGGAAATCACAAGAGTACGTAATCGAAAACCATGACCAATATCCGCGTAAAATGTGTTTCGACGTGTTTGGCGCAGACAAAATCGAGCAGTTCAACATTCAAATGGGCGAAGAACTGACCGTATCATTCGACGTTGACGCCCGCCAGTGGAACGACCGTTGGTTCAACAGTATCCGTGCATGGAAAGTGGAGCGTGTAGGCGCAGGTGCTCCAATGGCTCCGGGTGCTCCCGTTCCTCCTCCGGCTCCTGCCGCTACTCCGGAATTTACTCCGGGTGATGCCAAGGACGATCTGCCTTTCTAAGCCGAAAGTATTCCGCTTGACGATACAGATAAAAAAACTCCCGGTGAGAATGATTCTTGCCGGGAGTTTTTTTATACCCGCACTTTGTAAAGATTCCGCCGTGGGCTAAGCGTTCTTCATCCCGGGGCCGGACGACGCTCCGCTGCGGGACGGGAAAAATCCGCCCACGACTTACGGAAGAAACAAAGCAATATCAGCAACAGCAGTTCCCCCGAAAAAATTCAACCAGCAACAGCAACAGCAGTTTTATCTTTCTTTTTCTTTCTGTTTCTATTCTTTCTCTTATACTCTCTTCTCTTCTCTTGGCTTATGGTTCGGTTATGGTTCGGTTTTCGCGCCCTGCCAGAAGGCGTTTCAGAAGTTTTATTTTTCGAAAAAAAGAGCGATATTTTTTTATTTGTTTTTTGCAGGTTTTCCGTTGTTTTTCCATAGTTTTTTCCACTCTTCCAGTCAGGATATTCCTGTTCGAGAACGTCCTTTTTCCGTATAGAAAAACAGCCTTTCAGATGAGTTTTCCGAATGGATTTTACTCCGATTTATACCGCAAAACAATATTGGGATATACCACTCCGTCAGCACAAGTAAACTGGGCAAAGAGTATAAAATTACGAAAAAATTCGGAGTTGCGCAGGAAGAAATCCGGCACGAAATGAATTTGCTTTGCTGCCTGATGAAACAGATGATCGAAGTCTGCCATTAACATGAAATGGTAGGAATCGGACAAGTTATCCATTCCTGTCCGGTATGCTATCGCTCCATTGAGCACCTCGCCTTTATCCAACTGGCGTATGTAACGGGACAGACTATTTTCATCGGGCGCCAACAGCAAACGCCCTTCATAAAATGTGGCGTATGTATGCGATGTCGGTTCGGCAAAACCAGTTAGTTGCGTAAACAACGTTGTTTGAGGCAGGCGATAGACGGGGTAAGCTTTATTGGCAGTATAACAAAAAGTTATCAGGGGTGCTTTTCCCCGTTCTTCGGCAGAAACGGTGTTGATAAGAGAGCGCAGCATCCGTTCCGCTTCCGTCACGTCCGACACCGACAGGCTCAGAACCGCCGCCGCTTCCTGCAACGTATCTTCACGCTGGAAAAGACAGGCAACCAGTTCCTGTCCGGCATTCTCCATTAGATAATGAGACAACTCCCGATTCCTATTCCGCACGTCACTGGTACGAACGCCCGTCTCCTGCATATCTCCATAAGAAAGCAGAGATGCCCAGTCCGTGACTCCCTGTTTAGTGAAATAGAAAGCGGTGGAAGGCAATGCCTCACCCGGAAATCCTTCCACTGATTCCTGCTGACGAAGCACATTCATAAACGTGAAGCAAGTATCCGTTTCGTGACAGACACCCGTAAAATAAATGAAATCATCCCGCAGCTTCATATCAAACTCCGTCCAGCCCATCATACCTTCCAAATAGGCATAAACAGTGGCAACCGCCGGACTTTTCTTCGGGGTGGCCGCTTCTGCAAAGGTAGGATCGTCCGCCAATGATTTTCCGGTCTTGTGAGCATCAATAACGGTTTCTATCAACTTCTTCTGATAACTCAAAGCCATAAAATCGGATGTCAGGTAGCATGCCAGAAAATCCCCGTCCGCCATAGGATAAATCGTTATATCCTCTCCCTTATATTTGAAAGTTTTCGGTGGATAAAGAGATGAGACATACTTCTGCACGAAACGGTCAATCAGTTGCCGGTCGCCCTCCCCCAATCTGCAATATAGCACCTGGTTATGAATATTGTCCGGCTCATGAAAACTAATCAACATTTGATTCATTTGCCGGCTCAATCCGTGAGGCGCTTCTTCCTGAAGGGTATAAAGATACTGTTTCAGATACGAAAACAGTTTGGATACATGAAGATATTGCTGATTTTTACTACAAGCCAGATCGTCTACTTCCGCCACAAATTCCAGTATGTCATCAGTGACAAAAACTGCCGAAGCAGAGGGCGGAACCAATTCGTAGAGATTGAAATCCTTTTTTCCTTCGGCGGCCGACAGCCTGAAAAAAGAGTACAAAGCGAAACCTGCGCACAAAAGTACAACAGAAGAAGTGATCGCTATTTTCACTATCGTACGAAGTTTCATAATATTCGCTGTTTATCGGCTAAGTGCAAAAATAATAATTTCTACAAAGAAAACAAAACTTTTGCTAAATATTTCACCGGAAATCAAAGAAGGATTTCCAATCCGTCGTATGCCAGGTGAATATTCTCCGGGAGTTTCCGTTCCACCTCTGCATGCAAGCCCATAT
The nucleotide sequence above comes from Bacteroides caccae. Encoded proteins:
- a CDS encoding serine protease codes for the protein MKKILILPLVLFFLVQGSMAQTPKWVEKAKRAVFSVVTYDKNDKMLNTGNGFFVSEDGLALSDYSLFKGAERAVVITADGKQMPVDVILGANDMYDVIKFRVAITEKKVPALNVAKAAPEVGADAWMLPYSTQKSIACVSGKVKDVSKVAGEYHYYTLGMQMKDKMVSCPVMNAEGQVFGISQKSSGIDTVTTCYAAGAAFAMAQKINALSLGDAALKSIGIRKGLPEVEDQALVYLFMASSQMTDEEYGKLLDDFIRQFPNSTDGYIRRANYYVTKGQEDQSWFDKAVADFNKALKVAQKKDDVYYNIAKLMHAYQLSKPEKTYKDWTYDTALKNLRQAIAIDPLPVYTQLEGDILFAQQDYAGALAAYEKVNASNIASPATFFSAAKTKELLKADPKEVIVLMDSCIARCPQPVTSAFAPYLLERAQMNLNANQARNAMLDYDAYFKAVNGQVNDMFYYYREQAALKARQYQRALDDIAKAIELNPKDLTYKAEQAVVNLRVGRYEEAVQILNNILKEDPKYAEAYRLLGLCQIQLKKTDEACGNFNKAKELGDPNTDDLIKKYCK
- the rlmB gene encoding 23S rRNA (guanosine(2251)-2'-O)-methyltransferase RlmB; translated protein: MLDKSEMIFGVRAVIEAIQAGKEIDKILVKKDIQSDLSKELFAALKGLLIPVQRVPVERINRITRKNHQGVVAFISSVTYQKTEDLVPFLFEQGKNPFFVMLDGVTDVRNFGAIARTCECAAVDAVIIPARGSASVNADAVKTSAGALHTLPVCREQNLRATLQYLKDSGFRIVAATEKGDYDYTKADYTGPLCIIMGAEDTGVSYDNLALCDEWVKIPMLGTIESLNVSVAAGILIYEAVKQRNND
- the recN gene encoding DNA repair protein RecN, with amino-acid sequence MLRSLYIQNYALIEKLDISFETGFSVITGETGAGKSIILGAIGLLLGQRADMKAIRRGASKCVIEARFDISAYGMRPFFEENELEYDEECILRREVQASGKSRAFINDTPASLVQVKELGEQLIDVHSQHQNLLLNKEGFQLNVLDILAHNDAALEKYHSRYAGWKQTERELSELMELAEKSRADEDYIRFQLEQLEEAHLAEGEQEELEQEAEMLSHAEEIKAGLYRVEQSFASDEGGLLSYLKDSLNTLNNLQRVYQPAKELAERMESAYIELKDISQEVSSQGESIEFNPTRLDEVNDRLNMIYSLQQKHRVQTLEELIALTEEYRGKLSAITSYDERIAELTERKEEQYKQVKQQAEVLTKARAAAAREVEKQLAARLVPLGMPNVRFQVEMGLKKEPGLQGEDTVSFLFSANKNGVLQNISSVASGGEIARVMLSIKAMIAGAVKLPTIVFDEIDTGVSGEIADRMADMMQEMGEQNRQVISITHLPQIAARGGAHYKVYKKDSDTETNSHIRRLTDEERVEEIAHMLSGATLTEAALSNAKALLARN
- the coaBC gene encoding bifunctional phosphopantothenoylcysteine decarboxylase/phosphopantothenate--cysteine ligase CoaBC, with the translated sequence MLKGKKIILGITGSIAAYKACYIIRGLIRQGAEVQVVITPAGKEFITPITLSALTSKPVISEFFAQRDGTWNSHVDLGLWADAMLIAPATASTIGKMANGIADNMLITTYLSAKAPVFVAPAMDLDMYAHPATQKNLEILRSYGNYIIEPGTGELASHLVGKGRMEEPENIIRVLDEFFSANGELQDKKIMITAGPTYEKIDPVRFIGNYSSGKMGFALAEECARRGAQVTLIAGPVQLKTQHSRIRRIDVESAGEMSVASKKYFAEADAGILCAAVADFRPEVVADKKIKREKEEELTLHLQATEDIAASLGALKGKNQLLVGFALETNNEQQNAEGKLERKNFDFIVLNSLNDAGAGFRYDTNKISIIDRKGRTDYPLKSKTEVAQDIIDRLSDELKLLTLNP
- a CDS encoding 3'-5' exonuclease, whose product is MKLNLKNPIVFFDLETTGTNINTDRIVEICYLKVYPNGNEEAKTLRINPEMHIPEASSAVHGIYDADVADCPTFKEVAKNIARDIEGCDLAGFNSNRFDIPVLAEEFLRAGVDIDMSKRKFVDVQVIFHKMEQRTLSAAYKFYCEKNLEDAHTAEADTRATYEVLKAQLDRYPDLQNDIAFLADYSSFSKNVDFAGRMVYDDNGTEVFNFGKYKGMSVAEVLKKDPGYYSWILNSDFTLNTKAALTKIRLREMSNLITK
- the dnaN gene encoding DNA polymerase III subunit beta → MKFIVSSTALSSHLQAISRVINSKNALPILDCFLFELEDGTLSVTVSDSETTMVTTVEVNESDTNGRFAVVAKTLLDALKEIPEQPLTFLINPDNYEITVQYQNGKYSLMGQNADEFPQSATLGDNAVRVEMEAEVLLGGINRSVFATADDELRPVMNGIYFDITTEDITMVASDGHKLVRCKTLAAKGNERAAFILPKKPATLLKNLLPKEQGSVTIEFDERNAVFMLDSYRMVCRLIEGRYPNYNSVIPQNNPHKVTVDRQQLIGALRRVSIFSSQASSLIKLRMQENQIVISAQDIDFSTSAEETQVCQYAGAAMSIGFKSTFLIDILNNISADEVVIELADPSRAGVIVPVEQEENEDLLMLLMPMMLND
- a CDS encoding DUF3127 domain-containing protein translates to MEFTGKIIAILSPRGGVSKTSGNEWKSQEYVIENHDQYPRKMCFDVFGADKIEQFNIQMGEELTVSFDVDARQWNDRWFNSIRAWKVERVGAGAPMAPGAPVPPPAPAATPEFTPGDAKDDLPF
- a CDS encoding DUF3352 domain-containing protein, whose amino-acid sequence is MKLRTIVKIAITSSVVLLCAGFALYSFFRLSAAEGKKDFNLYELVPPSASAVFVTDDILEFVAEVDDLACSKNQQYLHVSKLFSYLKQYLYTLQEEAPHGLSRQMNQMLISFHEPDNIHNQVLYCRLGEGDRQLIDRFVQKYVSSLYPPKTFKYKGEDITIYPMADGDFLACYLTSDFMALSYQKKLIETVIDAHKTGKSLADDPTFAEAATPKKSPAVATVYAYLEGMMGWTEFDMKLRDDFIYFTGVCHETDTCFTFMNVLRQQESVEGFPGEALPSTAFYFTKQGVTDWASLLSYGDMQETGVRTSDVRNRNRELSHYLMENAGQELVACLFQREDTLQEAAAVLSLSVSDVTEAERMLRSLINTVSAEERGKAPLITFCYTANKAYPVYRLPQTTLFTQLTGFAEPTSHTYATFYEGRLLLAPDENSLSRYIRQLDKGEVLNGAIAYRTGMDNLSDSYHFMLMADFDHLFHQAAKQIHFVPDFFLRNSEFFRNFILFAQFTCADGVVYPNIVLRYKSE